The Salvia miltiorrhiza cultivar Shanhuang (shh) chromosome 2, IMPLAD_Smil_shh, whole genome shotgun sequence DNA window TGTCTTTGCTTGATTTAAtctgtaaaatataatttaataatctctatattgtttatatttttaaattaacataaataagtataatatttaaaatatattatataaaatttataaatacaaaaacatgaaatataatataaaagcatattaacataaaattacgaaaacataaattaaacataaattacAACATAAAAACACAATAGCATAAAATTACAACCACATAAAAATACAAGAACATTAAACTAATAATACAATAAATGCTAGTAAGGTCCAAGATCACTTCCAGATCCTCCAACATCGCTTCCAGATCCTCCAATGTCGCTTCCTGATCCTCCAAAATCATGAAAATTTCCTACAAACATATTGAAAGCATCATATGGACTTGAATGTTGTTGtcttttaaaaatgatttttgcTTGTTCACTTTTGAAATAATCTCGTCGAACAGGATCAGAAATATTGTCGGTGTCCATCATTAGAATTTTATTATCTGATTCCCACATTTGGAATGCAATAGCTTGTTTTTTTGCTTCAGTAGCTTTGTTTTTTGCTTCAATCTTCTGCATTTGTAGTTGCAAAATTTGCTCTTTTGTGGTTGATGAGTTTTCCATTAAATCTCCAATTCGTTTATTTCCTTGTTCAATTACTTTCAAAAAATTAGACATATCTtcacctttttttcttttgtttttggtCTTTTTCACACCATCTGGACGGTCTGACGATCCAGAACCACTGCCACTACCATCGCTTAAATTGATAGAAAAATTAGACAATCCATCAAGTGAGATAGGAGATTGTGGTAGTGAATCTGACTGAGATGCAGACATTTGTTGTCGAGAGTTTTGTGAAGGACAATCAAACTTTTGATAATCTTTCATAATAGACCACACATGCTCGAACTTGAAGCCTTTCTCATATTTTGTGTCTAGCACCATCAATTCTTTTGCACGAGTGAACTGCATAATGAGTAagacaaataataattataaaaaatatatagataacTACTACTTACAATATCATTTTCAGAACAACCACTTGGATTTAGATATTCCACTTGTTGTATACACCCTTTGAGTTTTGAAACCGAACTCAAAATAACCTGCATGCGAGTTTCAAGTGATCTTGAACTTCGAGTATACATATTTGGATTGGGTTTCTCCTCGTTGTAAACCTCCCTAACACGATcccaaaaatttttcttttctttggagTATTCCCGTTTCTGAATCTTGAGATATCTCCAAATACACACGACAAAGATGTTTATCTTCATCAATTGTGTATTTAGGCTGTCGAGAAGAAGCCATGGAAAATGAAATAACAGCTAAAGAAAGACAAGTTGGTAAAAGAAGGAAGAGGGTTATTGTGtgctaaaatagaaaaaatagcTCATATATATAGAGGATGATTTATTGATAAGGTATAAATAATAAATGGTGTAGATTTAATGAAGTCTAGTTGGACGATGGTGGTTGAATTGAAGCTGCATTATTTGATATGTAGGACACAAGCTGCATTATTTGACCAAATGCTTTATCTTTTTCTGCATGAGATTGATTGAATCGATGCTTTATCTTTTTCTGCATGACACACTGTAGATTGATATGTAGGACACAAGCTGCATTATTTGATATCATGTAGGACCAAATGGTGTTGTCAAATCAATCCTTTCGTATAGTAGGGGAGTGATAAGGTGGATGATGAAGATTTAATGAAATCTGAATGGACGGTGGCGATTCAATATTTAAGATTTTCAGATAAGATAGTATtggaaattttttattatttaagacATACACACGATTTCAATAACCACCACACCTATTTCTTCTCTTCCACTCATAAAATAGTGctttaaaaaatatgaatcatcATAATATTGGTTCTTCTTCACTACTTTCTCATTCAAGTTCAAGCTCATCTGATGATGAGCTTGAACAATTAATCAACGAGTGTGATGTTGAACATCAATTTATGGGTCAACATATTTTGAATAACAATCTTATTGTAGCTCAACTGGCTGAATATCAAAATGCTACAAAAATTCATGGAGGTTCAGTTCTTGGTCACAAGGTAATCCATCGTGACCGAGAAGCAGCAGCTCAGCATCTCTTCAACGACTATTTTTCtgaaaattcaacattaaacgAAGGAATGTTTCGTAGACGCTTTCGAATGTCTCGAAGTCTATTTCTCCGTATTGTTGATGCTGTCAAAAATCATAATGGTTTTTTCGAGCAACGCATGGATTGCACAGAAAGATGGGGCTTGTCCACACTGCAAAAAATAACAGCTGCCTTTCGAATATTGGCATACGGGGTACCAGCAGATGCTACTGACGAGTACATAAATATTGGTGAGTCCACTGCAATTAAATGTGTCAAGAAATTCTGTCGTGCAATTGTGGAAATATTTTCTGATCAATATCTAAGATCTCCTAATGCTAGTGATGTTGCTAAACTACTTTATATTGGTAAACAACGTGAATTTCCAGGAATGTTAGgtagtcttgattgtatgcattggaaGTGAAAAAATTGTCCAACAGGTTGGGCAGGCTCATATGCCGGTCGTAGTGGCTCTCCAACAATTATTCTTGAAATGGTTGCTAATTATGACCTTTGGATATGGCATGCATTCTTTGGTATGCCAATATCCAATAATGATATTAATGTGTTGGAAAGATCTCATCTTTTCAGTGACATTGCTAGAGGTATCACTCCACCCGCACATTATGTCATACAAGGAAAAGAGTATAATGTGGGCTATTATTTAGCAGATGGTATATATCCCAAGTGGTCCACACTTGTACAAACTTTTCATGAGCCACGCTCTGTGAAAAAACAAAGTTTTTTGCAATGAGACAGGAATCGTGTAGGAAAGATGTGGAGCGTGCATTCGGAGTTCTTCAAAGTCGATTTGCAATTGTTGCAAATCCAGCTTGCTACTGGCAAAAGAAACATTTGGATAATAAAATGAAAGCGTGTATTATTATGCACAATATGATTGTTGAGGATGAACGTGACCTGTCTGCACCAATTGAAATTGCAAGAGAAGTGCCAATTCCAGATGTTGAAACAATGCCAAATGAAACAAACCATTTCCAAGATTTTCTTGGACgctataaaaaaatcaaagatataGTTGCTCACTTTGCGCTTCGTGATGCATTAGTCGATCATATATGGGATGAGTTTTCTAATTTAGAAAATTAGTTAGTTTTATCATGTAATTGATGCTTTGTTAAGTATTGTGTAATGTTTAATTCTAAGAGTATTatgtaatttcagtttttatgttgttgaaataaattaatcgttctataatatttaaatatagcactttattaattaatttttctaaaaaaaaatttaaattattttatatttcaattttaattttaattacatttaattgaatataaatatatttatttataaatatatatgatatataataattgaattgataaaataatttaatactaaagagcataaaaaaGGAATATTCTATTGTAGAGGGAAATGTAgagttgattgttggagatgaaaATTCAAAAACTGTATA harbors:
- the LOC131007959 gene encoding uncharacterized protein LOC131007959: MKINIFVVCIWRYLKIQKREYSKEKKNFWDRVREVYNEEKPNPNMYTRSSRSLETRMQFTRAKELMVLDTKYEKGFKFEHVWSIMKDYQKFDCPSQNSRQQMSASQSDSLPQSPISLDGLSNFSINLSDGSGSGSGSSDRPDGVKKTKNKRKKGEDMSNFLKVIEQGNKRIGDLMENSSTTKEQILQLQMQKIEAKNKATEAKKQAIAFQMWESDNKILMMDTDNISDPVRRDYFKSEQAKIIFKRQQHSSPYDAFNMFVGNFHDFGGSGSDIGGSGSDVGGSGSDLGPY